The proteins below are encoded in one region of Podarcis raffonei isolate rPodRaf1 chromosome 6, rPodRaf1.pri, whole genome shotgun sequence:
- the RABGGTB gene encoding geranylgeranyl transferase type-2 subunit beta isoform X1, with amino-acid sequence MFIDQGTPQKDVIIKNDAPTSLLLEKHADYIAAYGTKKDDYEYCMSEYLRMSGVYWGLTVMDLMGQLHRMSKEEILAFIKSCQRECGGISASIGHDPHLLYTLSAVQILTLYDSLQVVDVNKIVEYVKNLQKEDGSFAGDIWGEIDTRFSFCAVATLALLGKLDAIDVEKAVEFVLSCMNFDGGFGCRPGSESHAGQIYCCTGFLAITGQLHQINADLLGWWLCERQLPSGGLNGRPEKLPDVCYSWWVLASLKIIGRLHWIDREKLRSFILACQDEETGGFADRPGDMASY; translated from the exons ATGTTTATAGATCAG ggaaCGCCACAAAAAGATGTCATAATAAAAAATGATGCACCAACTTCATTATTATTAGAAAAACATGCGGACTACATAGCAGCTTATGGAACAAAGAAAGATGATTAT GAATACTGTATGTCAGAATATTTACGAATGAGTGGTGTCTATTGGGGACTGACTGTGATGGATCTCATGGGGCAGCTGCATCGGATGAGCAAAGAAGAAATTCTGGCATTTATCAAATCGTGCCAGCGTGAATGTGGTGGCATAAGTGCCAGTATAGGTCATGATCCTCACCTATTATACACACTCAGTGCTGTCCAG ATTCTAACTCTCTATGACAGTCTCCAGGTTGTTGATGTAAATAAAATTGTTGAATATGTAAAGAACCTACAGAAAGAGGATGGATCATTTGCTGGAGACATATGGG GAGAAATAGACACGCGGTTTTCCTTCTGTGCTGTTGCAACGTTGGCTCTCTTG GGGAAACTGGATGCAATTGATGTGGAAAAAGCAGTAGAATTTGTGTTGTCCTGTATGAACTTTGATGGAGGATTTGGTTGTAGACCAGGATCTGAATCTCATGCAGGACAG ATCTATTGTTGCACAGGATTCCTAGCCATAACTGGCCAGTTACACCAAATAAACGCTGACCTGCTGGGCTGGTGGCTTTGTGAACGCCAGTTGCCATCTGGTGGCCTTAATGGAAGGCCAGAGAAG TTACCTGATGTATGCTATTCATGGTGGGTATTGGCATCCCTGAAGATTATTGGCAGGTTGCACTGGATTGACCGAGAGAAATTGCGCAGTTTTATCTTGGCTTGCCAGGATGAAGAGACCGGAGGATTTGCTGACAGGCCAGGAGATATGGCAAGTTACTaa
- the RABGGTB gene encoding geranylgeranyl transferase type-2 subunit beta isoform X3, with protein sequence MFIDQGTPQKDVIIKNDAPTSLLLEKHADYIAAYGTKKDDYEYCMSEYLRMSGVYWGLTVMDLMGQLHRMSKEEILAFIKSCQRECGGISASIGHDPHLLYTLSAVQILTLYDSLQVVDVNKIVEYVKNLQKEDGSFAGDIWGEIDTRFSFCAVATLALLGKLDAIDVEKAVEFVLSCMNFDGGFGCRPGSESHAGQIYCCTGFLAITGQLHQINADLLGWWLCERQLPSGGLNGRPEKLPDVCYSWWVLASLKIIGRLHWIDREKLRSFILACQDEETGGFADRPGDMVDPFHTLFGIAGLSLLGEEQIKPVNPVFCMPEEVLQRINVQPELVS encoded by the exons ATGTTTATAGATCAG ggaaCGCCACAAAAAGATGTCATAATAAAAAATGATGCACCAACTTCATTATTATTAGAAAAACATGCGGACTACATAGCAGCTTATGGAACAAAGAAAGATGATTAT GAATACTGTATGTCAGAATATTTACGAATGAGTGGTGTCTATTGGGGACTGACTGTGATGGATCTCATGGGGCAGCTGCATCGGATGAGCAAAGAAGAAATTCTGGCATTTATCAAATCGTGCCAGCGTGAATGTGGTGGCATAAGTGCCAGTATAGGTCATGATCCTCACCTATTATACACACTCAGTGCTGTCCAG ATTCTAACTCTCTATGACAGTCTCCAGGTTGTTGATGTAAATAAAATTGTTGAATATGTAAAGAACCTACAGAAAGAGGATGGATCATTTGCTGGAGACATATGGG GAGAAATAGACACGCGGTTTTCCTTCTGTGCTGTTGCAACGTTGGCTCTCTTG GGGAAACTGGATGCAATTGATGTGGAAAAAGCAGTAGAATTTGTGTTGTCCTGTATGAACTTTGATGGAGGATTTGGTTGTAGACCAGGATCTGAATCTCATGCAGGACAG ATCTATTGTTGCACAGGATTCCTAGCCATAACTGGCCAGTTACACCAAATAAACGCTGACCTGCTGGGCTGGTGGCTTTGTGAACGCCAGTTGCCATCTGGTGGCCTTAATGGAAGGCCAGAGAAG TTACCTGATGTATGCTATTCATGGTGGGTATTGGCATCCCTGAAGATTATTGGCAGGTTGCACTGGATTGACCGAGAGAAATTGCGCAGTTTTATCTTGGCTTGCCAGGATGAAGAGACCGGAGGATTTGCTGACAGGCCAGGAGATATG GTGGATCCATTTCATACCTTGTTTGGAATTGCTGGACTATCATTACTGGGAGAAGAACAAATTAAGCCTGTGAATCCTGTGTTTTGTATGCCTGAAGAGGTTCTTCAAAGAATAAATGTACAGCCAGAACTTGTAAGCTAG
- the RABGGTB gene encoding geranylgeranyl transferase type-2 subunit beta isoform X2: MGTPQKDVIIKNDAPTSLLLEKHADYIAAYGTKKDDYEYCMSEYLRMSGVYWGLTVMDLMGQLHRMSKEEILAFIKSCQRECGGISASIGHDPHLLYTLSAVQILTLYDSLQVVDVNKIVEYVKNLQKEDGSFAGDIWGEIDTRFSFCAVATLALLGKLDAIDVEKAVEFVLSCMNFDGGFGCRPGSESHAGQIYCCTGFLAITGQLHQINADLLGWWLCERQLPSGGLNGRPEKLPDVCYSWWVLASLKIIGRLHWIDREKLRSFILACQDEETGGFADRPGDMASY, encoded by the exons ATG ggaaCGCCACAAAAAGATGTCATAATAAAAAATGATGCACCAACTTCATTATTATTAGAAAAACATGCGGACTACATAGCAGCTTATGGAACAAAGAAAGATGATTAT GAATACTGTATGTCAGAATATTTACGAATGAGTGGTGTCTATTGGGGACTGACTGTGATGGATCTCATGGGGCAGCTGCATCGGATGAGCAAAGAAGAAATTCTGGCATTTATCAAATCGTGCCAGCGTGAATGTGGTGGCATAAGTGCCAGTATAGGTCATGATCCTCACCTATTATACACACTCAGTGCTGTCCAG ATTCTAACTCTCTATGACAGTCTCCAGGTTGTTGATGTAAATAAAATTGTTGAATATGTAAAGAACCTACAGAAAGAGGATGGATCATTTGCTGGAGACATATGGG GAGAAATAGACACGCGGTTTTCCTTCTGTGCTGTTGCAACGTTGGCTCTCTTG GGGAAACTGGATGCAATTGATGTGGAAAAAGCAGTAGAATTTGTGTTGTCCTGTATGAACTTTGATGGAGGATTTGGTTGTAGACCAGGATCTGAATCTCATGCAGGACAG ATCTATTGTTGCACAGGATTCCTAGCCATAACTGGCCAGTTACACCAAATAAACGCTGACCTGCTGGGCTGGTGGCTTTGTGAACGCCAGTTGCCATCTGGTGGCCTTAATGGAAGGCCAGAGAAG TTACCTGATGTATGCTATTCATGGTGGGTATTGGCATCCCTGAAGATTATTGGCAGGTTGCACTGGATTGACCGAGAGAAATTGCGCAGTTTTATCTTGGCTTGCCAGGATGAAGAGACCGGAGGATTTGCTGACAGGCCAGGAGATATGGCAAGTTACTaa